CCTGAAGAAATCTATCCGTAGACAGGTCCGTCACGAGTTCCATGTGAACAGCTTTTGTACATAAACAAATGAAAATCGCTACATACGCTTTCATTGCTGGCCGTCTCGGAGCAGGTCTAACGTAGATAGGtccaaaaaaatctactccagTTCTTAAAAATGGTCGTGCAACGGTAACTCGGGATGCGGGAAGCTCACCCATAAACTGTTGCATAGGTGTAGGCTTCGCTCGATAGCATATTTTGCAACGATGCACTATTCCTCTGGCTGTATTTCTCCCTCCTAATGGCCAAAAGCGAAGTCTGACAACTCCTAATAATAATTGGGGCCCAGCATGTAATAATCTCTCATGATAGTATTGCAGAAGCATCTTGGTGAATGAGTGTTTAGCTGGTAATACTGCTGGATGTTTCACTTCCTCGATTTCCTCTGATTTTCCAAGTCTCCCACCGACTCTAATAACACCATCATTTCCGATAAACGGGTGGAACCAACGGAGTGGTGATTTTCGAGAAACTGGATTGCCTTGTTCCAAAGCCTTAAACTCATCCATAAAAACCTCTTGCTGCACTAGACGAACTAACAAGTATTCCGAGTTACGCAGCTCATTGGTTGATAGAAAACCAGTGTTTAAACGGTCCTCTTTTGGCGTTCTTAAAAGCGTCATTAAGCGAATCCAATATGCTGTTTGACGCAATAGTTTGCTATACGATGAAAATTTTCCTAGGTAGAATACGTTGAAACACTCTATTTCCGTTGCTCCGACTGCCGCCACGACCCGCCTTCTTTCCTTTTCCACCAAATCTAAAGTTGTTGTTTCAAAACTGATTGGCCATTTGGATGGTTCCTGTTGCAGCCAATTTGGACCATGCCACCATAGTTGACTTTTGACAAGTTCTTTCGGCGCAATACCCCTTGAGATTAGGTCTGCAGGATTGGTAACTCCTGGCACATGTCTCCACTGGTACTCGTCGGTGATTGTTTGTATTTTCGCAATCCTGTTGGCTACAAAGGTAGCCCAAGTCATTGAAGGAGCTTGTATCCAACGAAGTACACATGTAGAATCCGTCCAAAAGTGTGCTTGAAAATTTATGTCCATAGAATCTCGAATCCTTTCAAACAACTGTGCTCCTAACAGTGCCCCGCAGAGTTCAAGACGCGGTATTGTTTGTGCCTTTAATGGTGCAACTCTCGACTTCGAAGACAGCAGTTCGACCAGTACCCTTCCATTCGAATCTGAGCTTCTAACGTAGATACAACAACCGAAAGCCTTCTCCGATGCATCAGTAAAGCAGTGTATCTGCACAGAAACAGCCTTCTGAAGCAATACACACCGTTTTATCTTGATATCATTCAAAAGTGATAATTGCTGATAGTATTTCCTAAAGGTCTCACCCACCGTTGAAGGTATTGGTTGGTCCCAATTAAGCCGTTGGCCTGCTTCATCCGTTAATGTCCACAACAGCTGCATCAGAACCTTCGCGGTAGTGATGACAGCACCGATCAAGCCTAGCGGATCGAATAGCATAGCGATAACAGATAAAATCTGCCGCTTGGAAAGCTCTGCGGTCTCTTCTATGATGGGGAATGTGAAATCGAATTTGAAGCAATCTGTTTTAGGTATCCAAGACAATCCTAGGATTTTCACCCACGGGTCTGGGTCCAAACCATTACTGTTTTTGGTATGAAGGGCCAAGTTTTCTTCTGCAATACCGTCTAGGGCTTCTTGACAGTTCGAAGCCCACTTTCTTAGCCTAAATCCTCCGCTACTTAATAGCCCTTCTAGTTGCAGTCGCAGTTCTAGTGCCTCCTGAACGCTGTTAACGCCACTCAATACGTCGTCGACATAAGTATCCTTGTGAATCGCTTTTGCTGCTAATGGGAAGCGATGTTCTTCGTCCTGTGCCAATTGGTGTAACGTTCGAGTTGCCAAAAACGGTGCTGACTTTGTCCCATACGTGACGGTACAAAGCTCGTATACGTTAACATCCGCAGCTGGTGACGAACGCCACAGGATACACTGGAGATGTCTGTCTTCCTGACGTACGAGAATTTGCCGAAACATTTTCTCTACGTCTGCCACCATCATGATATACTTCATACGGCATCGTAAAATAATGGAACGAAGATCCTCCTGAATAGTTGGTCCGGACAACAGGCAATCGTTGAGCGCAACTCCTGTGGATGTTCTACAAGAAGCGTCAAAAACCACCCTAACCTTTGTTGTCGTACTCGCTTCTTTCACAACAGGATGATGAGGGAGATAGCTTCGATCACATGGATTTTGATCTGAAACCTTCTGCATATGCCCTAGCCTTAAGTATTCTTCCATAAAGCTGTAATACTGCTTGCATAACATGGCATTTCTCGCTAGTCGACGCTCGGTAGCCTGGAGTCGCCGATACGCTATCTCTCTTGATTCGCCAAGCCGTTGAACCATATGATCGATCTGTGGTAATGCAACTACGTAACGACCTTCTGAAGTGCGTTTCAccgtttcttcaaatattttttcgcacaTTTGTTCCTCCTTGGAATACGTTTTGGTAGAATCCAACTCCTCACACTCCCAAAACCGTTCGACCAACGTTTCTAATTTGCAGCTTGATGAGACATGACAGTTGATTCGCAAAGAATGCTGCATACTTGAGACACCGCCGCCTATTACCCAGCCGAACACCGTTTCAGTGAGTGTTGGTAGGTGTTCTCCTAACGAAACTGTACGACCAGTATGAAAAAAGTCGAAGAACGATTCAATGCCTAGGACAACATCTACTGCGTTAGGTTGAAAGAAGGAAGGATCCGCTAATGTAAATCCGGTTGGGATGGACCATCCTTCTGTACTGACTCTTGTCGTCGGCAGGTTAACCGTTACCTTGGGGAGAACCAAAAACTCCATCTTCCGCGAAAATTCGGTGTTTCGCGATAATACCATTGTCTCGATGCGATGTTTGACCTTAGACGCAGATTCGCCAATACCCATAACAGAAACGTCTACTGTGCTTCGATGTACTCTCATCCGTTGACACAATGATTGAGTAATAAAATTACTTTCCGAACCTGAATCTAGAAGTGCTCTAGCTACAAACCGATTACCGTCCTCGTCTTCAAGAAGAATAATTGCTGTTGCTAGCAGGACTTGAGAAGAGATCTGATTAGCCACGTTAGATGCCACAACGTCAGAGGCTGCCACTTCAGCGACTTGAGAAGAACTTGCGTTGCTTGATGATCCTTTAGGTTCCTTAGGATTTGAAAAGTTGCTAGGCTTAGGATGTGTTCCAACTCTCACGTCATTATCCGATCTGAAGCATACAAGAGTATGATGCCTACGTTGACATTTCCTGCAGGAATATCTTGATTGACAATCCCTTGCCTGATGACCAACCTTAAAACAGTTACGACACAGACCATTGGCCTTCAAAACTGAATCCCGTTCCATCACCGATAGCCTTTGAAATCTAGAGCACTGGTACAACATGTGATTATCCTTGCAAATCACACAATTTCCAGCAGAGCTCTGCACCAGATTGTAGCTCGTCCTTACAGCCGTAGATTTCACCTTTGACGAAACTTGTAATTGATGAGTATTCCTCTCCATTGCCTTCGGCGGCATGGATTCCAGTATTCTTAACCGCCTGTGGAGGAATTCCGTAATATCTTTCACCGTATCCTGGTCCTTGTTAGCCGATTGCTCTTCCCAACTCCTGCGAGTCACCGGATCCATCCTTGTGGTGAGAAAATTTACGAGAAGCAGATCCTTATAGTCGCGAGGCTGAACAACCTGATCAAGGGTTTGCACTATCCTCTCGAATCCTTCAAGGAGATTGTGCAATTCTCCCACTGATTCACGTTGAAGTGCTGGCAGTTTAAATAGTGCTTGAATTTGTCGTTTTCTCAGCACCTTACTGTTATCGTACCTTTTCAATAACGTATTCCAGGCAACTTGATAATTCGCTTCGGTTAATGGCAACGGATCAATTAAATTTTTTGGCTCCCCTTGTAGACAGCCCTTAAGGTAGTGGAATTTCtctacctccggaagttccatcttGTTGTGAATAAGCGAAGTAAAAGGTCCCTGAAGCTTAACCAGTCATCCACCTCTCCGTTAAAAGACTGTAATTTAATTTGTGGCAACCGGACATGATCTAGCCCTCCAAGCATAGACACGTCACGAATAGATTGGTTATGTTCTAATGCAGGCTGACGTTCTCTCGCCTTATCAAGAAGAAACGATTTCATTTCGTAGAAACGATCACTATCCTTCTCCCTCTTCCTTTCGTATTCATCCTCTTCCTCCTCAAACTGCGCATGACCCAAAATAGATACCAAAGTTTCCGAGTATTTTTCCCACAAGCTATCTATCCTATCTAAGCGTATAGTTATTTGTGTAACAGAAGTGTCTTCCTTGAACTGCTCCACGAATCGAGATATATCGTTGAGTGAAGACTGGATGCCTTTCAACTGAGCCTTCAATGCCTTTAGGGTAGAGTTGTTCTTGACCGATGGTGCCATGATGATGTGATGTCACGTCGAACCGGCAAATGAATGAAAAACTGGTATAGTATTCCGACTGAAGCCTTGCTTCGGCGGACATATACTGCCTTCACTAACCTGTGCAACAGTTAGCTGCAGCCTAACTCCGATTCTTCAACCACCGGTCTCCAATAAACAGTACTGAATGTGATGTCACAAATCCGTAGAAGCTCAAAGTTGCATGTAAATTGCGGAGAAGGAGGATATGTTATGTAGTACCTGTCGTCCTAGGCCTCGGCAGGCCATATACTATGTATCTCACCTTTGAGAAATAACAGCTACACTGATGAAGACAGATACAGTTTAAGGTGTGTTCAGTGTACAATAGATCCGTTTCAACTCGCAGCCAAAAATGTGTCAAAAGAGGAGAGAAAATCCGTATGTAGTTTCTGAAACCAATGCTTCGGTGGACATACACTGTTGCAACTCACCCGTGAGAACAACAGCTGCTCCAGTCCAACGAGATAATATCGAGGCAAATCCAATTAAATCCAAGAAAGTGGACTTGTTCTAACGAACAGTTCTCGTATTCAGGGATTCGTCGCAAAAAGTGTCGAAGAGGtttaaatttcattaaaaacagGCAATATCTATTTGCTAGCTTCGGCAGTACTTATTCTATAGCACTCACCCAACCGAATAATATATGATGCCGCCTCTTCATGCTATTATTTCCATGTAAGCTACTGCTGCATGGTCCAAGATGTCCAATAACCATTTGGCGATTGTGTAGGGTTAACGATCTCGTAGTAATAATGGCCCGTCTTCCTGCCGATTGTATCTACCGACCATTCACCAAATCGCCCTCGTATTGGTGCGTATGAGTTGTGACACCATAAAGATCCAGGAGTAGGGTTCACTGACCAGCCTCGTCCAGGCCGATTCAAAAGCACAATGGAGAAAACATCGAAGTTGGGGTGTTAGAAAAGGAAACTGTGGCTTCGGCCAGACATACACTAATCTATTCTAGCTTACCTGTGGAAACAGAGCTTGATGCGGGATTAGTGTTCGGTCCGACAATGCCAATTGATGTCCGTATCAATTCCGTATCTACACAACGCATTGTTCCATGCTACAATGGCGTGTATTTCACTCAAGATGACACTCAAGGTGGCGAATTGCAATGGCTGGTTTATAATGGCTATTGTTCCGAAGTGTGCAGTTGCCGCGTGGTTCAAACTGTGTCCGTCCTTCCTGTCCTGTCCTTCCGTATCCGGATCCAAAGGACCAATTGATGTCGGGAAACCGGTGTACCTTGCTGATTTGGGATTATGGACTGTAGGAATGTATTCCAACATCAGATTGTTGCATGCGACGATGGTGAATCTCCTTTCCTTTCCGGGTTGGTCGACGATACAGTTTCCTTTCGAAGACCTCGTAAGCGTTATCCAAGTCTTTACGGCGTTAAGGATTCCTGGGTATTccgatttttgtagcatgcacGATTCAAACACAGATTTTAGCGGCAATCAAACACACAATTATATTGAAACACTACATACAACTACACAGTTTATTGCTTAAAGTAACAGATTAAAATTTGACACGCGTGCCTCACTCCTTGGATGCTTATATCTAACTAACCGACTACTCATCTTACAATCTACACATTTCCCAGAATATACAAGCAGCCTCACGATGCGATGTTTACCGAACACGATTAGAGATCATTGCGCAGTTATCTCCTCTCACATATAGTTTAGCTGGACATGTAGAACACTACCAGGGTTGTAGCTAGTATCCAACAAGTATTatagttctgttttctcaagaaaggattgatttcctattgataaggggcgcgccttcaatgggattgctctctatgaagggtctaaatagcgggacctggtggtcatggtggtcttgagaaaacaaaacaacaactgtatcgaaaccgatactgcattgcttctcaatagcactggagtaattcgacatgcacttaaacactaaggatacgggtaatgctacaatagatctaataattggtcgcagtggcacacccgaacaggaataATAATAAGTGTGTGGGCATTTATATGGAACTTGTATTATGGGAAACCTGAACCTAATTGCATGTTGGGACCTACATGTTATTGGTTAACATGCCCAATACTGTGATCAACAAATCATCAGAATCATGTTTTTAAATATCAGGTTCCCGGTCGTCTTCTAAGCCTCAAGCAATGTTGTTAAATGTCGTGCTCCGTACACATCAAGACAGTACGCCAAAGAATGTAGGTCAACATTGTAGAACTATTTTTCTTCATACGCAGATTGTTTGTTGCTACTTGATAGTCTTGTGTCTTTCAACTACACAGCATTTGCATAAACTTTCTTTTTCCAATTCGTTTGTAGCCGCGAttttggtttgattttggtttgaaacCAGGCGAAGTTGACCTGCTAGATCCAATGATCTAAACTTCAGAACaaattggagaacctagaacatctgcgcaATAAACTAATTTGAACTCCACATAATACGCAAGGGCCGTAGGGACTTGTGTGGACATGCTAGGTTAATTTTGGTTTAAAACCAGGCGTAGTTAACCTTGCAAACCAAATGATCtgaattccagaacaatttggagaacatcgaacatctgcatcaaaccaATATAATACGCAAGGACTTCAGGGGCTTGCAGGGACAAGCTGGGTTGACTTCCGTGCTGAAGTTCTTTTTAATCGGTAAATTTTATTCGAATATAGAATTTGGTTTTCTACATTCTAAATGACAGCATCCGGCCGTACTCCAGCTTATCTACCATACAAAATAGGATCCCGAGAAACATAACAAACTAGTAAACTACAGGGAACTAGATGAGGTGGACAAGATAACTGTgcaagaattgtgaaaatcgcttaGAAGACGCCCAGGAACCTGCTGTTTGAAATCAAAATTCTAATAATTTTTTGATCGGAGTATTGGACATGTTATCCAAGAACATGTAGGTCCCAACATGCAACTAGGTTCAGGTTTCCCATAAGGTACAGTGGGACAAGTGGGTAAAGGAAATCATATATTTCATGTTCATCAAGTCATAAAAGTTGAAGATAATATTGCaattgatcatatttatgacataacgaatcatctatccaatctttatatgcctgcgaacaagatctttgaaaaatacttttaggatacaaaatatttggaaaacaaaaaaatcggtttcaatttttcacttgccccacatgtggggtaagtgaaaaaatgattttaaatgaggatttttcaatataagaacacattttctgtTCATATATTTCATGCAAATGATAATTATACTGAATAGAGCAAAACTGTGATCTGTTGTGATGCTTTTTGACACTTCATGAAAGTCAAAGGGcactacccgggcagaagccatgaacagaataacaaaacatgatatggacttgattgatataagagataaaagaacaggcaacaatatcaaaaatttgcaccgaaatatcatttaaatatcaagatatgctatggataagaacaatctaatggcacttgatatcgatcacttattacaaataacatatcttgatatcctcatgatattttagtgcaaaatattgatattgtcgtctgatcttttatctcttatatcaatcatgtccatatctcattttgctattttatcaacatttgatattattgagctattttcgtctactcggatAGAGTGCCCcccattaaatgatttttatatttttatgttttctttacttGAATTTTTTGAGATCTAATATCTCATCTCCATTTGTGTCTAACACTACTTTTTATAGTAAGTTTATAGTAAGATAATGAACCTTGGCGATAATGCAGAgaaattatctttgaaatattcatcaaacctggaatcatattgtgtttcattaacaatccacttatgatttcagtagaagagtctacattaccaaataaacaaattttataaatttcaactaaataaatcataattgttgagatatttttcaatatatttctatttaagctatataaataacattttttcacgaattatttatcaaacatgGATTATTTAAAACACTGACACGCTTGACACTTTGGGTTCCTGATTTAGTATTACAACGTATCACTGTAAAAACCAAAAGCCTTCGAATGAGTTCGAATTTGTATAATTTGTTTATATACGcttaatagaaattatttgtgtttggaaaaatagagaaatgcattcagtgtcgggaaattttcacttgccccacccatggtaaaaaccaggcaaagcaataaaatatttttttcaatatttatgaTGTTCATATcactatttttgtggctggaaAGAAAACCAACTACCAACTACAAAGAAAACCAACTTATCAATGCACTAATTGAATGTGTTATGGAAACcaacataaataaatatttgatttATTGACACGTAAAACAACTTGTGCAAAAGATAAACTTGAAAGGTTAATAAACTTTTACTTTCGCATGTtgaaatggttcattatttcctgtttcacttattcaacgcattgatttgaatggccttgtatgattgtgaagtgaaattgaataattctgtacttcatcagtgaaatacttgcgttttttttcacttacctcatttacccacttaccccactgtaccttaatACAAGTTTCTTGCAAATGCTTGCACACTTGCtcatttatttagaaaaaaaaggaTGTGTTGGTTACGCTACGTTTTCACCCGTTGAACCCGAATACCCCAGTGTAACCGATACTGAACCGATGCCACACCTGCCGCCCACCCccctgaaatgagatgtagttcttgaagccgtctacagattgggtggcgctagtgtttattgcttaaccggcaatgtttacatccaccaccatgttgcagcaccatgtttttggcttcaggcgagttgttcgtggatgacagccgtttcatgggGGTGATAAACGCACGAAGTCAGAACAGTCGGATGCGTAAGCGGCATGTGTTGCATTGGTTAATTATATTCAACGAGATGTATTGTATTGTTGCGTGATTTTCAACGTGattaattggcgctttgatgtttcatgaagaagaagaagaagcagaaagatgatatttgaaaattttcgcacgggaaaacggtacgaggatatttttgaaactcttctctgaaattctagaggcaatttaattaaaaacggtaaacagtacgatatcacagaataaaaattgaaattgaaatattgtgtttaatgTTCAGTTGAAAACAAGtctaaccccgtactgcttaccgtttttaattaaatttctctagaattttatgtttcaaaaatttctcgtATGTTTTtccgtgcgaatatttttgattatcatctttctgcttcttcttcttcttcttcttcatgcaacatcaaagcgccaatcgccAATGCTCTTGCGGCggtatgaacggagcttaaaataggaaaggcaacactagcgccacccaatctgtagacggcttcaagaactacatctcatttcaggggggtggtgtttattgcttaaccggcaatgtttacatccagcaccatgttgCAGCACCATGTTTTTGGCTTCAGGCGAGTttttcgtggatgacagccgtttcatgggGGTGCTGCCGCCTTCTGAGGAGATCGACAACGCTACTTCTGCAAAACAGCATCTACACAGCAAGAACAGGACAATAAACAACAATAGATCTACGATTGCCACTATTGCGCGCTAGAAGAATGTTCTGATGTGGATACATTTATGCAAAATTTAATATCTTTTCTATAAAGTTTCATGTATTTAATTGCGCGCTAGAAGAATGTTCTGATGTGGATACATTTATGCAAAATTTAATATCTTTTCTATAAAGTTTATAATCAGTGAATTTCATAAATAATAGTCAGTAAGTGATGAAATAACCTGAACTAGAAATGACTGAACTGATCAGATCAGCTTTATCATCGTTTGTTATATCCCCAGTTAGCCAGTTTCATTATTTCTGAGTTACCATCCATCCAGACCAGTTTCTTTGTATCGCTGTGTTTCGGAAACCATTCAGATAGGATAACTATATGAACGGTGTAATGCCCTTGTTGCAGTATTGTAGCCAGaaactaattattttttcatgtattTAATTCGAGTACTCAAGGTTAAGAGTAAAAGGTAGAAAGGttaaaatccaatctgaatGAACAGATATAGGTGAGAAATTGCATCTATTTATCTATTTATATCCAAATTGTTCATGTAAAATTGTTACGCAGATTGAACTATGGTAGAAAGCAGTagtatttaaggtcactcctgacggaatccacttttcaaagtactcgcgttttcaagggcacaccattcagtgcgacgctgcaatgcagcaaagctgaaaaaataaacatgacagttgtgcgttgcttccgtatcgaatggtgtgcccttgaaaattttgaaatttggattccgtcaggagtgaccttaaagataAGCAGCATCGTTGAAGGGTAGCATACACTACAGTAAGCTCATACGTCATATTTTCATACATGTCCTAAGTCTctaattttacactatttccccccaggaattttgtaattttttttattcttcaaaccTGATCAATAAATTCACGAAATTCAATTTCGCTACCGCTCAACAGGATGAGATGAAATTTGCGTTaaaagtttagtcacaagaTAAATCATCAcgcaaatgtaccatgcgtctccatatccTTTTGtgcttatatgctgctgaacacttttcaaaatttctacctttggtaaaactctcttggggacattcagatatcgtaataacttagtattttaacttaTCTGAACATGCAATTATGCAAACATGCAAGTGACTTTAACGGCGTTCAAGCAATGATCCTCTTCATACCTTGTGACCAAAAAATCTCGGAATTTTCCCTAACAATCAGCGTCTAGTGTAATTAACAGTTCTCGTGGTGTTCATTCAaattgcaaaataaaaacaataagaaTCTATAGGGTGAAAAAACCAGTTGATAATAATTTTACGGCGTAGAAAGAAAACTGTGTGACTAGGGCAGATTAGGCAAAATTGAGACATTTGTGTGACGCTAAATTGCTCATTAATAGCATACTGTTTTCTGCACCAAACTAAGTGACGACAAGTTACGCCATCTTTGTCTCATTTTATCTGAGTCATCAATACGAATGCATTGtgaatgcaacataaacaattccGAGGGTGAAAATGATGTAGATTTTACATTGTAGAACAAACAAACACATAGACACTAGACAGTGCCTTGTGCAAGTAGCATTCTGAAGATTTAAGCAAATcagttgaacattcttaagtttaaaGCATAGAATCGGGTTCAAActgttttaaataaaatttgcaCACATACTAGGTTTGCAAAATTAATCAGAATTGGAATAATTTGAAACTGGGGAATTTATTCGCCAAATAGGAGCGTACAGGCAAACTTATCAAACTCCATAGTGAaaaccccagattaatccacttggcgttggtggtgcctttctcgcgcattgtaaaaattagaaaaaatacataagagaggtcaaaaatGCAGATTTTGGAGTTTCCAAGGAGGAGAGGGGGGTTGCTTGCGATGCGATAAATTTCACATAACGGGGTCATTCAATAATgacgtcacaggttttaggggggaagGTTgcctaagattttgtgacag
The nucleotide sequence above comes from Armigeres subalbatus isolate Guangzhou_Male chromosome 3, GZ_Asu_2, whole genome shotgun sequence. Encoded proteins:
- the LOC134222535 gene encoding uncharacterized protein LOC134222535 codes for the protein MAPSVKNNSTLKALKAQLKGIQSSLNDISRFVEQFKEDTSVTQITIRLDRIDSLWEKYSETLVSILGHAQFEEEEDEYERKREKDSDRFYEMKSFLLDKARERQPALEHNQSIRDVSMLGGLDHVRLPQIKLQSFNGEMELPEVEKFHYLKGCLQGEPKNLIDPLPLTEANYQVAWNTLLKRYDNSKVLRKRQIQALFKLPALQRESVGELHNLLEGFERIVQTLDQVVQPRDYKDLLLVNFLTTRMDPVTRRSWEEQSANKDQDTVKDITEFLHRRLRILESMPPKAMERNTHQLQVSSKVKSTAVRTSYNLVQSSAGNCVICKDNHMLYQCSRFQRLSVMERDSVLKANGLCRNCFKVGHQARDCQSRYSCRKCQRRHHTLVCFRSDNDVRVGTHPKPSNFSNPKEPKGSSSNASSSQVAEVAASDVVASNVANQISSQVLLATAIILLEDEDGNRFVARALLDSGSESNFITQSLCQRMRVHRSTVDVSVMGIGESASKVKHRIETMVLSRNTEFSRKMEFLVLPKVTVNLPTTRVSTEGWSIPTGFTLADPSFFQPNAVDVVLGIESFFDFFHTGRTVSLGEHLPTLTETVFGWVIGGGVSSMQHSLRINCHVSSSCKLETLVERFWECEELDSTKTYSKEEQMCEKIFEETVKRTSEGRYVVALPQIDHMVQRLGESREIAYRRLQATERRLARNAMLCKQYYSFMEEYLRLGHMQKVSDQNPCDRSYLPHHPVVKEASTTTKVRVVFDASCRTSTGVALNDCLLSGPTIQEDLRSIILRCRMKYIMMVADVEKMFRQILVRQEDRHLQCILWRSSPAADVNVYELCTVTYGTKSAPFLATRTLHQLAQDEEHRFPLAAKAIHKDTYVDDVLSGVNSVQEALELRLQLEGLLSSGGFRLRKWASNCQEALDGIAEENLALHTKNSNGLDPDPWVKILGLSWIPKTDCFKFDFTFPIIEETAELSKRQILSVIAMLFDPLGLIGAVITTAKVLMQLLWTLTDEAGQRLNWDQPIPSTDHEEAVDKYCSNEGMQWRFIPPRSPHFGGLWEAAVRSSKHHLLKVLGENPESPEDLITLLTQIEACLNSRPLTAMSDDPNDMEPLTPAHFLIGSSLQAIPDLNYENVPANRLRNMQRMQQKVQLFWRRWRREYLHTLQARTKRWKPPIHVKIGQLVVIQDDNQSPSHWKMGRICELHPGSDGVVRVVTLRTATGLLKRAVEKLCLLPYMDHEEDSELEI